The following nucleotide sequence is from Manis pentadactyla isolate mManPen7 chromosome 13, mManPen7.hap1, whole genome shotgun sequence.
TTCATAGATTTCTAGTTTCAGAGTcccatataaataaaaatttaagaaatatgtatGTTCATAGGATATTTTCCCTGTTATCTCACACCTATTGTGGACTGCAGCAAACCTAAAAAGAGGGAATACAGATAGACCTGTTTGTTAGTGCACACAGACACAGCTGTGCTTCGCACACACAGGCAAGCACATGTCTGTTACTTAGTATTTAGCTTAAATATATTAAGCCCCATAGAAATGTGAGCTGTGTATGTAGAAACTTGAAGCTGATTATCTAAAGTTTGTGACCTGTAAAATGAATAAtaggaaaatttttttcctttttttgaagtTCATTTTCATAAAGTCATTGAGTGATTTTTAAGTTCTATGAGTCAAACTGAAATGTTTGCCAAGAGGAACATAGCTATTACAGGAATGTATCCTATAAAGGTGAAGTTTCTAGAGTGCTTTATTTTGTTATTCTGAATTCCACGCAGTACTGTTTGCCAGTCACCACATTTAGTCTCTCCTGGCGGAGAAGCGTGAGGAAAATGGTTTGGTGGTATCTATTCTAAATGTAATTTCCTACTTTTGTCATAAAGTATTCAGGATTGATTGTTCATATAAGGTACAAATTAAAGGGTGGGTCATTATAATTAAACTGTCTGCATCTTGATATGGTGCTCGACAGCAAACACTTTACAAGAATGTGGTTCAGTTTACCCTGAGACCTGGGCCAGTGAATGTCTGACGTCCCTGTGAGCCCCAAAATGCCAAGTGATGATTTTGAAAGAAGCATTCAAGACAAAGTAGCTTTAAATCTCTAAAACTGTCAGAAGTAAAAcgtaattgtttttatttgtttacaaGTTAAAATGTCAGACACAAAGCTTACAtcctacatttatatatataatgcaaacaTAAAAATCCTTAATTCAAATAGTTCATTACAGACAGTTTTCAATTGTTGCCTCACAAAACTATTTTGGATACTTGGGTTAAATTATACTTTATGTGATCTTGTGAGATTAAGATGAGATTTGTAATGAACCAGGTAAAAAAAAACCTTATcttctatgtttaaaaaaaaaaaaaaaaagaaagacccacagactgaacacttttaaaaaaaaactaaaattccaTCCACAGCAAAGTCCCCATTATTTGCCCTAATGGCAGTTTTTTTCTGGGGGAACCCCTTGGTGAAAATACCCCAGAGTTCTATTACAAAGTAATCAAGAAACATGCGTAAATGTTCTTGTTTTATAGGGGAAGAAATGTATCATAATCATCATGTTTACTGGCTATGCTTTGCCTTGCTGTAAAATGAGCAGTTACTGCTTCTTGTTCGAATCATACTGATAATAAGTTATAAATAACACAGAATTTAATTTTACTGCTTTTCTTCATTGCCTTGGTGCTTTTTCCTATATTCAGCCAAATTACCTTGTGTCCATtgaattttctctcttccttactagtcttttctgtttttttcttttcttggtacTCTTGCATCGTATAACTTGAAAACCCtgaggtattttaaaaattgggcaggCTTCAGGTTCGGTGTGATGGGTTCATTTAATACCATTTAGCAAGGAAGATCACCATCTCTATCCTGACTTCTGTATTTGAAGGCTGCCTTCGGTGATTAATACCCATATCATTAACCAGGAGCTGACAGTTTATCTTGAGAGATTCACTTTCAAGATAGTTTATTTTGAGAGGAACAGATTGATTTCAGCTTGTAGAAGAGAACTGTCTCTGGCATTTTGGAATAATAATGTCATGCTAAATTACTAAAATCTTCACAGGTGGCTTTAACAAGATCTGTAAGCATGTTTAGCATACAAGCAAAGTTTGGATTGAATTTAGCCAGCCTAAGCCATGGTTGGAAATTAACCCAGAAGGAAGTGGTGGGCTCTGTTCTGCAACCTGAAGTTATGGAAATTCTGTGTGTGTTTTCACCAAGTAAATTAACATTCttttaaagcaaatgaaaataattcattaaaatttattcattaatGTGTTAAAGAAAAATCTCAAGTGGAAGTAGACTTTGAGCTTTGGTTACATGACATAAAGATGGATGGGTGAGGTCAGGGCTAGCAGGTTCGGGAAGAAACTGAAAGCCTTTGACAGATAAGCTCTACCCCAGGGGGAGCAGGGCCGGTCCTTAGGAGCGCCCGGTGACAGCTATTGTGAACAAGGGCCAGAATAGCTGGGCTTTCTGTGCACTTGTGAGAGAAGCATCTTCACACAGCACTTGGTTAATTATTTGGATAGCCAGGTTATAACTAATATGGTGTTCAACTTACCAAATTGCATATTTTGAGAATGCAGACTGAAGCATTTTTGTAATTCCTGCAGTAATTATTCTATCATGTGTTATATGATGAAGTCCAAAATACTGATAAGCAGCAGTATGAGTTAATACAATAGTTGCAATTTGTTTTGGAACTTTATTTATCATCGTCTCCTGCCTCTTGACCCTCGTGCTCCCAGGGAACAGGGTCGTTGTCTTGCACGCAGGGGACTGTGTCCCTCTCATGCCAAAACTGTTCCACGTCAGGGAGGACAGGAACCTCTGccttctcagttttctctttgccGGAGGATGGAGAGCccgcttctttctctctctctggtgtGGATGCAGGGGACTCGGGGGGTAGGACATTGGCAGGGAGGACCTCTGAGTTGCCATCTGGCGTTTTCTGAGACTCTGAGGCATTCGGACGTTTTTTGGCTAACCATTTCCATAAGCCTTTCAAGGCTTTGAACTCCTCTGACATCACTAGAAAAATGAGAGGGTTTGCTGATGAGATGGAAAACATTAGGACTTGCGACAGGGCTACAAAACCTTGCGGTGGCGCCGGGCCTGCAGCCTTCAGGTGCCATGTCCACAGCCAAGCTATCCATTCCGGGAGCCACAAGACAGCGGAGGTGAGGGCGATGCTCAGCAGCATCACGGTGAGCTGCTTTGAGCGCATCTGGTTTCTAAGATTCTGAGTCTTAGTTCCTCGCTTTTGACATCGGCCATAAGCTCTCCAGAAATAAAAACTGGCAAGGAGTATTGGAAGGCAAAATACCAGGAGGGGGTAAAGCTTACCGAACAGTGACATGAACTCTTCGGCCACAGCAGGTACATCCATGAGGCACATTTCCACACCTGCATGATGCCTCGTAGTGCTGAAGAACCACTCTGGCAGGGGTAGCAGGCTGGCCACAGCCCAGATGGCCACCAGCACTGACCAGATGGTGCAGTTGTGGACCCTGACTTGCTTGGCTGGGTCACTTGCATACAGGAAGCACACTTTGGCCACTGCAACGATTGTCAGGCTCTTGGCTGCCATGCACATGTGGATGAACCAGTCAGAGGACTTGCAGACGAACCAGCCGAGGTCCCAGACACCTTTGGAGTATGCCGTAGCTCGGACGGGTGCAGAgaacagcaggagagagaggtcAGCGAGGCTGAGATTCAGAATCAGGGAGTGGATCATGGATGGCTTTCCTTTCCAAGTGCTGTGAAGGAGGATGCCAATCACACACAGGTTCCCTACGGAGCCCACCAGGCAGACAGCCACCAAGAGAGCTGGGACTACGGTCCTCCAGTCCTTGGAGTCAGAGGGCAGGTACCCTCCAGCAAAGTGGAGGTGCGCGAAGGACACGTTCATGGTGCTGGAGTTGGCGTCTGCAAAGGCAGCTGCCAGCATCACCTTTTCCATGTAGCTCCTCCTCAGAGAAGTTAGCctcctttctgtctttctgctgtGGCTCTTTTCTCTGTAGGAAATAAATATGCTGTCGTCAGCGTCAGTGACACCTCTGGACCCTCCCCTTGCTTATTTCATGAGAGCAGAATGTGGAAGATGGGTGACTGCTGAGCCCTTGGCTGCTGCAGGCGATTATTCCTCGACTGCATCCCCTGAATGACAGCAGGAGTGCGTGGCTGCGGCTCATTAGCAAGTCTAATATCCAGTTATTAACCCCAGTGGagtaaaaacacccaacatacccATAAATGATAAGTGAGAGAACATACATGTAAGTGGGATATGTTTCTGGGGCGTCGCTAGATCTAATCAAGACAATTATTTTTGACCAGCTCGCCCTAAAATCCTGTGTAATTCAGTCAGCGCTGCATCTCAGCAACTGGAGTCCTTTAAACCTCAGCAAGTCCCCAAATCACCCGGACTGACTGACCCAGTGGGGCCGGAGGGGGGTCCAAGAATTCACATTTCTGACAAGCTCCCAGGGGATGCTGATGTTGCCCTTGGAGGGACCCACACTGTTGGAGAGGAAGAGCCTGCACGGCTTTCTCCCCCACGCCGGCCCTCACCAGCCTCAGCCCATCAGCGGCTGAGACCAAACACACGTGGCTGGAGAATTAAAGAAGGCTGCAGAGTCCGTGAGAAACCTAATGATGGCTGACCCGAAGTTCCGTCCATTGTGAGTTTTTCAGAGGTGTTTTTAGAGCTTGGATCAGAACAGGTTTACAGACAAATATAAAACTTTCCAAAAAGTGACGGCGATTAAGGCAACCAAATGAGGAATTGGGCTGCTTTTCAGAGAGAATTCCTAGAGGATTTACCGtgatgagaaataaaacaatcttgtATGGAAGGCATCTAAGAGGGTTTAAAGAAAATGACGTTTtaaagttgggggaaaaaaattcttGGAAAGAACTATTCTAGACCCAGCCCTGGAATTTCGTCATGGGCAGGGGAAAGACGCTCCGGGCGTGGCCGGCGCAGGGCCGCGCTGTCGAGGCGTCCCACTCTGGCCCACGTCCCAACTGCCTTCGCCGGTTTGTCTCGAAATTCCTCAAAGCCGCAGAACTCAGCAAGTAAGTCCTGACTTGTCACCAGGCAGggaacgggggtgggggtggggggacgccGGCCGCGGGCCGGGGGTCTGGCTTCTGTTTTCTGTCCCTCCGGGAAGCTAGTCCCTCCGGGGGCTAGTGCTGCGGACAGTGAAGCACCCCGAGACGGGCCCCAGGGCCCCACCGGGGGCCCCCCAGCGCCTCAGGGGGCGGGAGGCGGGCTGCGGCGCCCCCGAGAGCGACGAGCGCGTGGGCACCGAGGCCCGGGGAGGCCGCTCCGCCTCGCGGGGGGCGCGGCTCCGGGCCGGGGCGCAGACACCGCCTCCCAGCCCGGCTTCTGCGAGGCTCCCGAAGACGCGGGGCGCAGACAAGCCGGGGAGTCCAAGGCTGGAACGTCACGGCCGCTGGACTCCCAGGGCGCACTTGAGGGACACGAGACGGCCAcgtgcccctcccagccccatgAGACGGacgcgggggtggggggcggccTGGGGCCCCTGCGGGAGGCGGCGTTCGGCCTGAACGACGGCAAGACTGCGCTTTCGACCTCTTCTTTGGAAGGAaatgtaactttttattttgaaataattgcaaacttacagaaaaaaatgcacGAAGTGTACGAATTACTCCCTCTACTTCGCATACACTTCAGATTCTCCAATTATTAACATTCTgcaacattttctctctctctatatatatatatacacacatccaTATATTATGCACAATACACAGATTATTTTTCGGAGTCATTTGAGAACTAGAAATGagtttttgagttttctttttggaTTATCATTAgtcataaaaatcaaaataaggcTACGTGCCCGCAGCGAGAAGGAGGCCCGTTTGGCGGCGCTCATCACCGGTCCCAGTGCCGGTTCTCTCCTGATGCGTCAGCACTTGTGTATCTAGGTATGTGGCAAATGTAATGTAGCCGGCATCcactttttctccattttagCGTCATTTCCATTTAAAGAATAAATGTGACTTAGCaagcctaaaagaaaaaaaaacacatcatatgtatttttcttataaGAAAAATTCTAAGGTGGACC
It contains:
- the GPR151 gene encoding G-protein coupled receptor 151, which translates into the protein MEKVMLAAAFADANSSTMNVSFAHLHFAGGYLPSDSKDWRTVVPALLVAVCLVGSVGNLCVIGILLHSTWKGKPSMIHSLILNLSLADLSLLLFSAPVRATAYSKGVWDLGWFVCKSSDWFIHMCMAAKSLTIVAVAKVCFLYASDPAKQVRVHNCTIWSVLVAIWAVASLLPLPEWFFSTTRHHAGVEMCLMDVPAVAEEFMSLFGKLYPLLVFCLPILLASFYFWRAYGRCQKRGTKTQNLRNQMRSKQLTVMLLSIALTSAVLWLPEWIAWLWTWHLKAAGPAPPQGFVALSQVLMFSISSANPLIFLVMSEEFKALKGLWKWLAKKRPNASESQKTPDGNSEVLPANVLPPESPASTPEREKEAGSPSSGKEKTEKAEVPVLPDVEQFWHERDTVPCVQDNDPVPWEHEGQEAGDDDK